The Leptospira brenneri genome includes a window with the following:
- a CDS encoding prohibitin family protein: MKRRSIFPTSFQFLPILGVGLFFVSCLSIITPGEVGLMWRPYSTGLSQKPLESRVQTYMPWNSVYVYSIQWTSHQEKVEVLTRDDLTITVSAAIIIRPIQNEIYDLEMEIGRDYYDKVVKPQFRTAIRNILSAYNMVSISKETPNVSSQIKKSLAEKLKDKHVEIDDVIIDDVEYSPSILKAIESKLTKQQEQEQMKFEINIAKRDAEIQQITADGRAKAVLIEAEAQAKAQKMISESLTPKYIQLKAMENPNNKMIFVPNGKDGLPIIVNPEGK; encoded by the coding sequence ATGAAACGTCGATCCATTTTTCCAACAAGTTTCCAGTTCCTACCCATTTTAGGGGTGGGCCTTTTCTTTGTTTCCTGCCTATCGATCATTACCCCTGGGGAAGTGGGGCTTATGTGGCGACCGTATAGTACGGGACTGAGTCAAAAACCCTTAGAGTCACGGGTACAAACTTATATGCCCTGGAACAGCGTTTATGTTTACTCGATCCAATGGACAAGCCACCAAGAAAAAGTGGAAGTACTCACTCGCGATGATTTAACAATCACTGTGAGCGCAGCAATCATCATCCGGCCGATCCAAAACGAAATTTATGATCTAGAAATGGAAATTGGAAGAGATTATTATGATAAGGTAGTCAAACCACAATTCCGAACCGCAATTCGAAACATTCTCTCTGCTTACAATATGGTTTCTATTTCCAAAGAAACACCGAACGTTTCATCACAGATTAAAAAGTCCTTAGCAGAAAAGTTAAAAGACAAACATGTCGAAATCGATGATGTGATCATTGATGATGTTGAATATAGTCCTTCCATTCTAAAAGCAATTGAAAGCAAACTAACCAAACAACAAGAACAAGAACAGATGAAGTTCGAAATCAATATCGCGAAACGAGATGCAGAAATTCAACAGATCACTGCGGATGGTAGAGCCAAAGCTGTGCTTATCGAAGCTGAAGCCCAAGCAAAAGCTCAAAAGATGATTTCCGAATCATTAACTCCTAAATACATCCAATTGAAAGCTATGGAAAATCCAAATAACAAAATGATCTTTGTTCCTAATGGAAAAGACGGGTTACCAATCATAGTGAATCCTGAGGGGAAATAA
- a CDS encoding TonB-dependent receptor has product MKSIKTLLTLSLLVFFSTFSLYAQSNGSIRGTIIDSENGEPVFGATIVVRSEKKFAKTDFDGKYNLELPPGTYQVEYQMYGYGPQNRTIVVSAGKPVSMNVTFGAQVLQTVEVKDRAINESDSSLLQLQKKSATVSDAIGAESIKKSPDSSAGDVIKRVTGITLIGGKYVFVRGLGERYSSTYLNDAYIPSTEPDKRVVPLDLFPANLIKNIRVIKTFVPEESAEFSGGLVKIETKEYPDEFTMKVGFGVGYNGNTTRKKWQTFEGGDFFGRPTANQELPSAVKAVPDFLPFEPGSRFGGINPTLINVGGTSFPSQWTPDTTKAPYDKNFNLTVGNTFKLTESGQRLGVIFGTTHSVDYRFRRQKDVRYIPANPVSLSAKDLTTVSPLQTQDADIYVEDRLFGNNLNFAYEPMSGQQFFLKNFYSVSSEKSVRESVGTNNIDNFQFFSQTNDFISRQLFNSSFGGKHAINLGSLSRPHTLDWQVNYGEAKRDEPNLTQQVWRRPQTSSVTTVPTRLGNNPDGSRFYSTSNDTVRSFSVAYEIPFDQWNGLKSSFKFGGSALDRFKSFTFREFGSKSNVGASTTDLYPVPGEIVYNPIEFLRTNSTGLANRTFSERQVEPNAYDAYQKLHSYFSQFDVPLFPKFRFIGGARYEDSYQKVKTFVLKEQFDVRRPGYGCDTGSEGERILLVKNNICSADNNGVGEIRTKDVLPSVNFVYEFLQDQNLRFGYTQTLTRPDFREMSPFAFTPYFGGDRIRGNPNLQRTYIHNFDFRYEYFMGGANYIGAGVFHKDLSNPIELIGQPVAGQISPFFTYANASRATIRGVELDFRREFFDKFRFETNVFFIKSLVNVISWEQYTISKAGLLDPIDRSFSYDPTNIRRPLQGQSDFVANLKFDVYLNKLKTTTIGLYYNYFGDRIFVVGANGTPDAYERGVGLTDIVFSHKIDDKLDFKFAAKNVTDQRFKIYVKDELLNEEKLFRSYREGVSFSMSMGYKF; this is encoded by the coding sequence ATGAAATCAATCAAGACACTTCTTACCTTATCCTTATTGGTCTTTTTTTCAACTTTTAGCTTATATGCACAAAGTAATGGATCAATTCGAGGAACTATCATTGATTCAGAAAACGGAGAACCTGTATTTGGTGCTACTATCGTTGTTCGATCAGAGAAAAAATTTGCAAAAACTGATTTTGATGGAAAGTATAATTTAGAACTTCCTCCGGGTACATATCAGGTGGAATATCAAATGTATGGTTATGGCCCGCAAAATAGAACGATTGTCGTATCTGCCGGGAAACCTGTCAGTATGAATGTAACATTTGGTGCTCAAGTGTTACAAACTGTTGAAGTGAAGGATCGTGCAATCAATGAATCGGACTCTTCCTTACTACAATTACAAAAAAAATCAGCAACGGTTTCAGATGCAATTGGTGCTGAATCGATTAAAAAATCACCAGATTCATCCGCTGGTGATGTGATTAAAAGGGTCACAGGGATTACATTAATTGGTGGTAAGTATGTATTTGTTCGAGGTTTAGGGGAAAGATATTCATCAACATATTTAAATGATGCATACATTCCTTCCACGGAACCAGACAAAAGGGTAGTACCTTTAGATTTGTTTCCAGCCAATTTAATTAAAAACATTCGCGTAATAAAAACTTTTGTGCCGGAAGAGTCGGCGGAGTTCTCTGGCGGACTTGTTAAAATTGAAACGAAAGAATATCCTGATGAATTTACGATGAAAGTCGGATTTGGAGTTGGTTATAACGGAAATACTACGAGAAAGAAATGGCAAACGTTCGAAGGTGGAGATTTCTTTGGAAGGCCAACTGCCAATCAGGAACTTCCTTCTGCTGTAAAAGCTGTTCCCGATTTTTTACCTTTTGAACCCGGAAGTCGTTTTGGTGGAATCAATCCTACTTTGATTAACGTAGGTGGTACTTCTTTTCCATCACAATGGACACCAGATACTACAAAAGCACCTTATGACAAAAACTTTAACTTAACTGTAGGAAATACTTTTAAATTAACTGAATCTGGACAAAGACTTGGTGTTATATTTGGTACTACCCATTCTGTCGATTATCGGTTTAGACGTCAAAAAGATGTGAGATACATTCCTGCAAACCCAGTGTCTCTTTCTGCTAAAGATTTAACCACTGTTTCACCATTGCAAACACAAGATGCTGATATCTATGTTGAAGATCGATTGTTCGGAAATAATTTAAACTTTGCTTATGAACCGATGAGCGGCCAACAATTCTTCTTGAAGAATTTTTATTCAGTTTCATCCGAGAAATCAGTTCGAGAATCTGTAGGAACAAATAATATTGATAATTTCCAATTTTTCTCTCAAACCAATGACTTCATTAGTAGACAATTGTTTAACTCAAGTTTTGGAGGAAAACATGCGATCAATTTGGGGTCTTTGAGTAGGCCACATACGCTTGATTGGCAAGTGAACTATGGTGAGGCAAAAAGAGATGAGCCGAATTTGACTCAACAAGTATGGCGAAGACCTCAAACAAGTTCTGTAACAACCGTTCCAACAAGGCTGGGAAATAACCCCGATGGTTCAAGGTTTTACTCTACTTCCAATGATACCGTTAGAAGTTTTAGTGTTGCTTATGAAATTCCTTTTGATCAATGGAACGGACTTAAATCCTCATTTAAATTTGGTGGGTCAGCATTAGATCGCTTTAAATCGTTTACTTTTAGAGAATTTGGGTCTAAATCAAACGTTGGGGCCTCTACAACTGATTTATACCCGGTACCTGGAGAAATTGTTTATAATCCTATAGAGTTCTTGCGAACAAATAGTACAGGGCTTGCAAACAGGACTTTTTCCGAAAGACAAGTAGAGCCAAATGCTTATGATGCTTATCAAAAGTTACATTCCTATTTTTCTCAATTTGATGTTCCATTATTTCCTAAATTTCGATTCATTGGGGGAGCTCGTTATGAAGACTCCTATCAAAAAGTAAAAACATTTGTGCTTAAAGAGCAGTTCGATGTCAGACGACCAGGTTATGGTTGTGATACAGGTTCGGAAGGAGAACGAATTCTTTTAGTAAAGAATAACATTTGTTCTGCAGATAATAATGGTGTTGGTGAAATAAGAACAAAAGACGTTCTTCCGAGTGTAAATTTTGTATATGAATTTCTACAAGACCAAAATTTACGGTTTGGATATACTCAGACGCTCACTAGACCAGATTTCCGCGAAATGTCTCCGTTCGCATTCACTCCTTATTTCGGTGGAGATCGAATTCGAGGTAATCCAAATCTTCAAAGAACTTACATTCATAACTTTGACTTTCGTTATGAATACTTTATGGGTGGTGCAAACTATATCGGAGCGGGAGTCTTTCATAAAGATCTTTCTAACCCTATCGAGCTAATTGGACAACCAGTAGCGGGTCAAATTTCGCCATTCTTCACTTATGCAAATGCTAGTCGGGCAACCATTCGAGGTGTTGAATTAGATTTCCGAAGAGAGTTTTTTGATAAATTCCGTTTTGAAACGAATGTGTTCTTTATCAAATCTCTTGTAAATGTTATCTCTTGGGAACAATATACAATTTCGAAAGCAGGATTGTTAGATCCAATTGATAGAAGTTTTTCTTACGATCCCACAAACATTCGAAGACCATTACAAGGACAGTCTGACTTCGTAGCAAACTTGAAGTTTGATGTGTATTTGAATAAACTAAAAACAACCACGATTGGTTTATACTACAACTACTTTGGTGACCGGATCTTTGTCGTTGGTGCGAACGGTACTCCAGATGCCTATGAACGTGGTGTTGGTTTAACGGATATTGTTTTCTCCCATAAAATAGACGATAAACTTGATTTTAAATTTGCGGCAAAAAACGTAACGGACCAACGATTTAAAATTTATGTAAAGGATGAATTGCTTAACGAAGAAAAACTTTTCCGTTCATATCGTGAAGGGGTTTCCTTTTCGATGTCAATGGGATATAAATTCTAA
- a CDS encoding ankyrin repeat domain-containing protein — MKKKTNASSSLLKFAILWNLKFVLSCLLVPNLSFLSAESDIVLDINQIAEKTERISLKLPSDHSYLTTTSTSYTNAMSDGTPAPKIVHNGTEEYYLVYNDGNSNGRIVSLNSKFKILKELVSLKNFRIEDTIADSNGLTLLVSAFDVEKKGNFETKNFHSAYINQYTTTGKLNFSIKIVGTKEYKKVGDQGIDTVFGTLTLEKTADNYYATYFSTYRKWDDGVTHQSEYLALFDSSGNRVMKSDNQSPEGFTWNVSHSFRPRFINDGKQLVMVTVGDAYPRGLVVDSFPNKNREIPIVVPKAGPNETYQYVPISTGDLYSKDGTTWITFDSNLDRSSYDIGLMIKKDEVLSKPIYLTNTTKQRERIPRIVPYGKDHLFLMWMTDDGNDKDKWFPKIEKMKLEVCLIKKDGNLVSKPQNFGSPNLFFRAAARFFQLPDGRFGWVNDLTGFADQLEIVLVSPYKQELNVASPNVDIESPVANIKLDPKLNQPMIAAIYNGNEAEAISLLSQGADPNALYEGWSALLYAAYFGRTDSVKALLSYHANTDFTVDGWNALRLSEVRGHSQIVALLQPLTKALSRSMTKTPNPKNPFNINIQGRNLRSEIEPPGFNHNLNQLGKPIN, encoded by the coding sequence ATGAAAAAGAAAACAAATGCCAGCTCTTCACTTTTGAAATTTGCTATCTTATGGAATTTAAAATTTGTTTTAAGTTGTCTTTTAGTTCCTAATCTTTCCTTTCTTTCTGCCGAATCAGACATCGTTTTAGACATCAATCAAATCGCCGAAAAAACAGAACGTATTTCACTTAAGTTACCTTCTGATCATTCCTATCTTACGACGACATCTACTTCTTATACAAATGCTATGTCTGATGGAACTCCTGCTCCCAAGATCGTACACAATGGCACAGAAGAATATTACTTAGTCTATAATGATGGTAATTCTAATGGCAGAATTGTAAGTTTAAATTCTAAATTTAAAATTTTGAAAGAACTCGTAAGTTTAAAAAATTTTCGAATAGAAGATACCATTGCCGATTCAAATGGACTAACTCTTTTAGTATCTGCATTTGATGTGGAAAAAAAAGGAAATTTTGAAACTAAAAATTTTCATTCGGCTTATATCAATCAATACACAACTACTGGAAAATTAAACTTTAGTATTAAAATAGTTGGAACAAAAGAATACAAAAAAGTTGGTGACCAAGGTATCGATACAGTTTTTGGAACTTTAACTCTGGAAAAAACAGCTGACAATTATTATGCGACCTATTTTTCAACTTATCGAAAGTGGGACGATGGTGTTACCCATCAAAGTGAGTATTTGGCATTGTTTGACAGTTCTGGAAACAGAGTGATGAAGTCGGATAATCAATCTCCAGAAGGTTTTACTTGGAATGTGAGTCATAGTTTTCGGCCAAGATTTATTAACGATGGAAAACAATTGGTAATGGTTACGGTAGGGGATGCCTATCCAAGAGGGCTCGTTGTCGATAGTTTTCCAAATAAAAACCGTGAAATACCGATTGTGGTTCCCAAAGCAGGACCAAATGAAACTTACCAATATGTTCCAATATCAACAGGAGATTTATATTCGAAAGATGGTACAACTTGGATTACATTTGATTCTAATTTAGATCGTTCATCTTATGATATTGGTTTAATGATTAAAAAAGATGAAGTTCTTTCTAAACCCATTTATTTAACCAATACAACGAAACAGAGAGAAAGAATTCCAAGAATTGTTCCATATGGAAAAGATCATCTCTTTCTTATGTGGATGACAGATGATGGCAACGATAAAGACAAATGGTTTCCCAAAATAGAAAAGATGAAACTGGAAGTTTGTTTGATCAAAAAAGACGGGAACTTAGTTTCCAAACCACAAAACTTCGGTTCACCTAATTTATTTTTTCGTGCAGCGGCACGTTTTTTCCAGTTGCCTGATGGTCGTTTTGGTTGGGTTAACGATCTGACTGGGTTTGCTGACCAATTAGAAATTGTTTTAGTATCACCTTACAAACAGGAACTTAATGTTGCTTCACCAAATGTAGATATCGAATCACCAGTAGCGAATATAAAATTGGATCCTAAACTTAACCAACCTATGATTGCAGCTATTTATAATGGAAATGAAGCTGAAGCAATTTCGCTTTTGAGTCAAGGAGCAGATCCAAATGCATTGTATGAAGGTTGGTCAGCTTTGTTATACGCTGCATACTTTGGACGAACCGATTCAGTAAAAGCACTTCTTTCCTATCATGCAAATACAGATTTTACTGTAGATGGATGGAATGCTCTTCGATTATCGGAAGTTAGAGGACATAGTCAAATTGTTGCCTTGTTACAACCATTGACTAAGGCATTGTCGAGATCTATGACGAAAACACCAAATCCTAAAAACCCATTCAATATAAATATTCAGGGAAGGAATCTTCGATCAGAGATTGAACCACCAGGATTCAATCATAATCTAAATCAATTGGGAAAACCAATCAATTGA